Proteins encoded within one genomic window of Rossellomorea vietnamensis:
- the hflC gene encoding protease modulator HflC, giving the protein MSDQNVFDINTKKKEPIEWKRYTKLGIFFVILIAVILLLFTSLFIVKEGEYKVVRQFGEVVRIDKEPGMKYKIPFIQSVTTLPKHQMTYDVTEAEINTKDKKRMLIDNYAVWRIEDPLKMIKNARTVINAETKMEEFIYSVVRSELGRLEYDEIINDEKSSRGSLNDKVTDKVNELLQRDNYGIVVQDVRMKRTDLPEANENSVYTRMISERDSKAQEYLSMGDAEKQRVTAETDREVKELLAKAGADANVIRAEGEAEAAQIYNKSFSKDPSFYDLYKTLETYKKTVDDKTVIILPSDSPYARLLMGYTE; this is encoded by the coding sequence ATGAGTGATCAAAACGTATTTGATATCAATACAAAGAAGAAAGAACCGATCGAGTGGAAGCGTTATACGAAATTAGGAATCTTTTTCGTGATCCTCATCGCTGTCATCCTTCTCCTCTTCACTAGTCTCTTCATTGTCAAAGAAGGAGAATACAAAGTCGTCCGTCAATTTGGGGAAGTGGTACGGATCGATAAGGAACCGGGTATGAAATATAAAATCCCGTTCATCCAATCCGTCACTACCTTACCGAAGCACCAAATGACGTATGACGTGACAGAAGCAGAGATCAATACGAAAGATAAAAAACGGATGCTCATCGACAATTATGCCGTGTGGCGCATTGAAGATCCCCTTAAGATGATCAAGAATGCCAGAACGGTGATCAATGCCGAGACCAAGATGGAAGAATTCATCTATTCCGTTGTCCGCTCTGAGCTTGGTCGATTGGAATATGATGAAATCATCAATGATGAGAAGTCATCAAGGGGAAGCTTAAATGATAAAGTAACAGACAAGGTGAATGAACTCTTGCAGCGGGATAACTATGGAATCGTCGTTCAGGATGTTCGCATGAAGCGCACCGACCTGCCTGAAGCGAATGAAAACTCCGTCTATACCCGTATGATCTCGGAACGGGACTCCAAAGCACAGGAATACCTGTCCATGGGGGATGCCGAGAAACAACGGGTGACGGCTGAAACCGATCGCGAAGTGAAAGAGCTTCTTGCAAAAGCCGGTGCCGATGCCAATGTGATCCGGGCAGAAGGAGAAGCCGAAGCCGCACAAATTTACAACAAATCCTTCTCGAAGGATCCGAGCTTCTATGACCTCTATAAAACACTCGAAACGTATAAGAAGACCGTGGATGATAAAACCGTCATCATCTTACCATCCGATTCGCCGTATGCGAGGCTGTTGATGGGGTATACGGAGTAA
- the polA gene encoding DNA polymerase I: MSKKLVLIDGNSIAYRAFFALPLLNNDKGVHTNAVYGFTTMLQKILEDEKPSHILVAFDAGKTTFRHKTFTEYKGGRQKTPPELSEQFPYIRELLDAYGIKRYEKENYEADDIIGTLSLQAESDGFEVKVYSGDKDLTQLSSKDTTVCITRKGITDIEVYTPQHIKEKWEITPDRIIDMKGLMGDSSDNIPGVPGVGEKTAIKLLKEFDSLEKLLESIDKVSGKKLKEKLEENKDQAIMSKELATILREAPIEVTVEELNYEGWDEVKLKEVYRDLGFNSLLEKMGESVQEEPQELDDISFEVVETITDEHLTSESSLYIEMLEENYHLGEVIGMSLHNENGTIFFTLETALKSEAFKKWAEDGSKSKNVYNSKETVVALKRQGIDIKGIGFDLLLASYIINPSESSEDFASIAKGHGQPSIESDEAVYGKGAKQKVPATEVLSEHLARKAFILQDLKETCIKELEENDLYELYMELELPLALILAEMEFTGVKVDQDRLMTMKEELALRLEELEKNIHELAGEDFNINSPKQLGVILFEKLGLPVVKKTKTGYSTSADVLEKLQSKHEIIDHILHYRQLGKLQSTYLEGLLKVVHKDSSKIHTRFNQALTQTGRLSSTDPNLQNIPIRLEEGRKIRQAFIPSEKGWVMFAADYSQIELRVLAHIAGDEKLVEAFRNDMDIHTKTAMDVFGVEKEEVTSNMRRHAKAVNFGIVYGISDYGLSQSLDITRKEAGEFIKKYLESFPGVKEYMDDIVQDAKQKGYVTTLMNRRRYLPEITSRNFNLRSFAERTAMNTPIQGSAADIIKKAMIDMAARLKEEKLQTRMLLQVHDELIFEAPEDEIETLKKIVPEVMENAMELEVPLKVDYSYGQTWYDAK, from the coding sequence ATGTCCAAAAAATTAGTCCTGATTGACGGTAACAGCATTGCTTACCGTGCATTCTTTGCCCTACCACTATTGAATAACGACAAGGGTGTACATACAAACGCAGTTTACGGCTTTACCACCATGCTGCAGAAAATACTCGAAGATGAAAAGCCGTCTCATATCCTCGTGGCCTTTGATGCGGGGAAAACAACGTTCCGTCATAAGACATTCACGGAATACAAGGGAGGCAGGCAGAAGACCCCGCCTGAATTGTCCGAGCAATTCCCTTATATCCGGGAGCTGCTGGATGCTTACGGAATCAAACGGTATGAAAAAGAAAACTATGAAGCCGATGATATCATCGGGACCCTCTCCCTGCAGGCAGAGTCAGACGGGTTTGAAGTGAAAGTGTACTCAGGGGATAAGGATTTAACCCAGCTGAGCTCCAAAGATACGACGGTGTGCATCACAAGAAAAGGAATCACGGATATCGAGGTGTATACACCTCAGCACATCAAAGAAAAATGGGAGATCACCCCTGACCGGATCATTGATATGAAAGGGTTGATGGGGGATAGCTCCGATAATATCCCTGGTGTACCCGGTGTCGGTGAGAAAACGGCGATCAAGCTCCTGAAGGAATTCGATTCTCTTGAGAAGCTGCTGGAGTCAATAGACAAAGTGAGTGGAAAGAAACTGAAAGAGAAGCTTGAAGAAAATAAAGACCAGGCGATCATGAGTAAAGAACTGGCCACGATCCTCAGGGAAGCTCCCATAGAAGTCACGGTTGAGGAATTGAATTACGAGGGCTGGGATGAAGTGAAACTGAAGGAAGTGTACCGGGACCTTGGCTTCAACTCCCTTCTCGAGAAAATGGGTGAATCCGTTCAAGAAGAGCCCCAGGAGCTGGATGATATCTCCTTTGAAGTGGTGGAAACCATTACAGACGAACACTTGACAAGTGAGAGCTCCCTATACATCGAAATGCTTGAAGAGAATTATCATCTTGGTGAAGTGATCGGCATGAGCCTTCATAACGAAAATGGGACGATTTTCTTTACCCTTGAAACGGCACTGAAATCAGAAGCTTTTAAAAAATGGGCAGAAGACGGATCGAAGTCGAAGAACGTCTACAACTCGAAAGAGACCGTCGTTGCCTTGAAGCGACAAGGGATTGACATCAAAGGGATCGGGTTCGATCTGCTGCTCGCGTCTTACATCATCAATCCTTCTGAATCGAGTGAAGATTTCGCCTCAATCGCAAAAGGTCATGGTCAGCCATCCATCGAATCGGACGAAGCGGTGTATGGAAAAGGGGCCAAGCAGAAGGTCCCTGCCACTGAAGTATTATCCGAACATCTGGCCAGAAAGGCATTCATCCTTCAAGACTTGAAGGAAACATGCATAAAAGAGCTTGAAGAAAATGATCTTTATGAATTATACATGGAGCTAGAATTGCCTCTTGCCCTTATCCTGGCTGAGATGGAATTCACCGGTGTGAAAGTGGATCAGGATCGTTTGATGACCATGAAGGAAGAGCTTGCCCTCCGACTGGAAGAATTGGAAAAGAACATTCATGAACTGGCAGGGGAGGACTTCAATATCAATTCTCCTAAGCAGCTCGGTGTGATCCTTTTTGAAAAATTGGGGCTGCCGGTTGTGAAGAAAACAAAGACTGGTTACTCCACTTCCGCAGACGTATTGGAAAAACTGCAGTCCAAGCATGAAATCATTGATCATATCCTACACTACCGTCAGTTAGGAAAGCTCCAGTCTACTTATCTCGAAGGATTATTGAAGGTGGTTCATAAAGATTCCAGCAAGATCCATACACGGTTCAACCAGGCCCTCACTCAAACCGGCCGCCTGAGCTCAACGGATCCGAACCTTCAAAACATTCCGATCCGCCTGGAAGAAGGCAGGAAGATCCGTCAGGCGTTCATTCCTTCTGAAAAGGGATGGGTCATGTTCGCTGCCGATTATTCACAAATCGAACTGCGGGTGCTTGCCCATATAGCGGGGGATGAGAAATTGGTGGAAGCCTTCCGTAATGATATGGACATCCATACGAAAACGGCCATGGACGTGTTTGGAGTGGAGAAGGAAGAGGTCACATCCAATATGAGAAGGCATGCGAAAGCCGTTAACTTCGGAATTGTCTATGGAATCAGTGACTACGGACTGTCACAAAGTCTTGATATAACACGAAAAGAAGCAGGGGAATTCATTAAGAAATATTTAGAAAGCTTCCCCGGCGTGAAAGAATATATGGATGATATCGTACAGGATGCGAAACAGAAGGGGTATGTGACGACGCTGATGAACAGACGCCGTTACCTTCCTGAAATTACGAGCCGTAATTTCAATTTGCGGAGCTTTGCGGAACGTACTGCGATGAACACACCAATCCAGGGAAGTGCAGCAGATATCATCAAGAAAGCCATGATCGACATGGCGGCCCGTTTGAAGGAAGAGAAACTTCAAACACGGATGCTCTTGCAGGTGCATGATGAATTGATCTTCGAAGCCCCTGAGGATGAAATCGAAACATTGAA